A window of the Hordeum vulgare subsp. vulgare chromosome 5H, MorexV3_pseudomolecules_assembly, whole genome shotgun sequence genome harbors these coding sequences:
- the LOC123397154 gene encoding fibroin heavy chain-like: MASHVKAIVFGAAVLAAFVLAAEGRAARKDLGLGLDLGGGGGLGVGTGGGLGVGTGGGVGIGSGIGVGIGGGGGGGGSGSGSGSGSGSYSGSGSGSGSGSGSGSWSGSGSRSGSGSSSAGSSAGSYAESGAGSNAGPGGAGSYAGSRAGSYAGSNAGSGGSGAGSYAGSEAGSYAGSGAGPHGGSGAGSYAGSRAGSYAGSGHGK; encoded by the coding sequence ATGGCTTCTCACGTGAAGGCCATTGTGTTCGGCGCTGCCGTCCTGGCAGCATTTGTTCTCGCGGCCGAGGGCCGCGCTGCCCGGAAGGACCTGGGGCTGGGCCTCgacctcggcggcggcggcggcctcgggGTCGGCACGGGCGGCGGTCTGGGAGTCGGCACGGGCGGCGGCGTGGGGATCGGCTCAGGGATCGGTGTCGGcattggcggtggcggtggcggtggcggctctGGCTCCGGGTCAGGGTCCGGGTCTGGGTCTTACTCAGGCTCTGGGTCAGGCTCCGGCTCAGGTTCCGGGTCTGGGTCTTGGTCTGGCTCAGGCTCAAGGTCGGGCTCTGGGTCGTCGTCGGCAGGGTCAAGTGCGGGCTCGTACGCCGAGTCGGGCGCGGGCTCGAACGCAGGGCCAGGCGGCGCAGGGTCGTACGCCGGTTCACGAGCTGGCTCCTACGCGGGCTCCAACGCCGGGAGCGGAGGCTCCGGCGCCGGCTCGTACGCCGGCTCTGAGGCGGGCTCGTACGCAGGGTCCGGTGCTGGCCCGCATGGGGGGTCCGGGGCGGGCTCGTACGCGGGCTCCAGGGCTGGCTCCTACGCTGGCAGCGGGCATGGCAAGTGA